From the genome of Brassica oleracea var. oleracea cultivar TO1000 chromosome C4, BOL, whole genome shotgun sequence:
ATATTGAGTTTTCCGGTAAATATTCTATATACTGAAGCCTACGATCTTTATTGTTGTTTTAAAATTTTTAACACTTTCTACATATGTAATAATGTATATTAGACTCTATTTCATTGAACATGGACATCGTTTCATTTTTGTCATTTAATTTAGTAACACTTCATAATAGTAACTAAATTGGTGGACTAACCACTATAAAATCGTTATTTTATAGAGAAACGGAGATAACAAAAGTTCCAAACCTCTTTGACATTCATCGTATGTTAGTGATGGATGCAACTATACATTAAAACAGTATTTTTATAAATTTGAATTTTTCTCTAAATCTATGTGTTCCAACGAAAATATTGAGTTTTCCGGTAAATGTTCTATATACTGAAGCCTATGATCTTTAGTGTTGTTTTAAAATTTCTAAAACATTCTACATATGTATTAATATATATTAAATTCTGTTTCTTGGTACATGGGCATCGTTTTAGTTTTTTGTCAATTAATTTAATAACACTTCATAATACTCCCTAAATTGGTGGACTAACCACTATAAAATGATATTTTATAGAGAAACGAAGACAACAAAATTTGTTTTTTAATTTAGTAAAACTTTATAATACTCCCTAAATTGGTGGACTAACCACTATAAAATGATATTTTATAGAGAAACGAAGACAACAAAATTTCCAAACCTCTTTGACATTCGTCATATGTTAGTGAAAGATGCAACTATGCATTAAAACAGCATTTTTATATTTTTGAATTTTTCTCAAAATATTTGTGTTAGCCCCTACGAAAATATTGAGTTTTCTGATAAATGTTCTATATACTGAAGCGTATGATCATTAGTGTTGTTTTAAAATTTTTAACACTTTCTACATTTGTAATAATGTATATTAGACTCTATTTCATTGAACATGGACATCGTTTCATTTTTGTCATTTAATTTAGTAACACTTCATAATAGTAACTAAATTGGTGGACTAACCACTATAAAATCGTTATTTTNNNNNNNNNNNNNNNNNNNNNNNNNNNNNNNNNNNNNNNNNNNNNNNNNNNNNNNNNNNGTAAAAATGCATTAAAACAGTATTTTCATATTTTTGATTTTTTTTTCAAAATCTACGTGTTAACCCCTACGGAAATATTGAAGTTTTCGGTAAATGTTTTGTATATTGAAGCCTATGATCTGTAGTGTTGTTTTAAAATTTTTAAACACATTCTATATTTGTATTAATGTATAATAAAATCTATTTCATTGTACATGTGCATAGTTTTAATTTTTTGTCTTTTAATTTAGTAAAACTTTATAATAATCCCTAAATTGGTGGACTAAACACTATAAAATCGCTATTTTTAAAATCTCTATTTTAATTTAGTAAACCTTTATAATACTCCCTAAATTGGTTTTAATTTACCTACGAAAATATTGAGTTTTCCGGTAAATGTTCAATATAGTGAAGGCTATGATCTTTTGTGTTGTTTTAAAATTTCTAAAACATTCTACATTTGTATTAATGTATATTAATCCCTCTTTCATGGTACAAGGACATCGTTTTAATTTTTTGTCAATTAATTTAGTAAAACTTCATAATACTCCCTAAATTGGTGGACTAGCCACTATAAAATTGCTATTTTATAGAGAAACGAAGACAACAAAAGTTCCAGGCCTCTTTGACATTCATCATATGTTAGTGAAAGATGCAACTATGCATTAAAACAGTATTTTCATATTTTTGAATTTTTCTCTAAATCAATGTGTACCGCTACGAAAATATTGAGTTTTCCGGTAAATGTTATATATACTAAAGCCTACAATCTTTATTGTCGTTTTAAAATTTTTAACACATTCTAAATTTGTATTAATGTATATTAAACTCTCTTTCATTGAACATGTGCATCGTTTCATTTTTTGTCATTTAATTTAGTAACACTTCATAATACTCCATAAATTGGTAGACTAACCACTATAAAATCGCTATTTTCTAGAGAAACGGAGACAACAAAAGTTCCAAACCTCTTTTACATTCATCATATCTTAGTGAAGGATGCAACTATGCATTAAAACAGTATTTTCATATTTTTCAAATTTTGTCTAAATCTATGTGTTAACCCATGCGAAAATATTGAGTATTTCGGTAAATGTTCTATATAATTTAGCCAATGAACTTTAGTGTTGTTTTAAAATTTCTAAACACATTCTACATTTGTATTAATGTGTATTAAACTCTTTTTCATTGTACATGGGCATCGTTTTGATTTTCTGTCATTTAATTTAGTAAACTTCATAATACTCCATTAATTGGTGGTCTAACCACTATAAAATCGCTATTTTCAAGAGAAACGGAGAGAACAAAAGTTACAAACCTCTTTGACGTTTATCATATGTTGGTGAAGGATGCAACTATGTCTTAAAACTGTATTTTCATATTTTTGAATTTTTTTCAAAATCTATGTGTTAACAACCCCTACGAAAATATTGAATTTTACGGTAAATATTCTATACACTGAAGCCTATGATCTTTAGTGTTGTTTTATAATATCAAACACATTCTACATTTGTATTAATGTATATTAAACTCTCTTTCATTGTATATGGACACCATTTTAATTTTTTGTCAATTAATTTGGTAAAACTTCATAATACTCCCTAAATTGGTGGACTAACTACTATAAAATCACTATTTTATAGAGAAACGAAGACAACAAAAGTTCCAAACCTCTTTGACATTCATCATAGGTTAGTGAAAGATGCAACTATACATTAAAACAGTATTTTCTTATTTTTGAATTTTTCTCAAAATATATGTGTTAACTCCTACGAAAATATTGAGTTTTCCGGTAAATGTTCTATATACTGAATCTTATGATCTTTACTGTTGTTTTAAAAATTTTAACACATTCTACATTTGTATTAATGTATATAAAACTTTCTTTCATGTTACATGGACATCGTTTTAATTTTATGTCAATTAATTTAGTAAAACTTCATAATACTCCCTAAATTGGTAGACTAACCACTATAAAATTGCCATTTTCTAGAGAAACGGAGACAACAAAAGTTCCAAACCTCTTTGACATTCATCATATGTTAGTGAAATATGCAACTATGCATTAAAATAATATTTTCATATTTTTGAATTTTTCTCAAAATATATGTGTTGTTTTAAAATTTTGAGTTTAAAATTTTCTATATACTGAATCCTACAAAATATTGAGTTTTCCGGTAAATGTTCTATATACTGAATCTTATGATCTTTACTGTTGTTTTAAAAATTTTAACACATTCTACATTTGTACTATTTTATAGAGAAACGAAGACAACAAAAGTTTTAAACCACTTTGACATTCATAATATGTTAGTGAAAGATGCAACTATGCATTAAAACAATATTNNNNNNNNNNNNNNNNNNNNNNNNNNNNNNNNNNNNNNNNNNNNNNNNNNNNNNNNNNNNNNNNNNNNNNNNNNNNNNNNNNNNNNNNNNNNNNNNNNNNNNNNNNNNNNNNNNNNNNNNNNNNNNNNNNNNNNNNNNNNNNNTTGTCAATTAATTTAGTAAAACTTCATAATAGTCCCTAAATTTGTGGACTAACCACTATAAAATCGCTATTTTCTAGAGAAACGGAGACAACAAAAGTTCTAAACCTCTTTGACATTCATCATATGTTAGTGAAGGATTCAACTATGCATTAAAACAATATTTTCATGTTTTTGAATTTTTTTCTCTAAATCTATGTGTTAACCCTTGCGAAAATATTGATTATTTCGGTAAATGTTCTATATACTGAAGCCAATGATCTTTAGTGTTCTTTTAAAATTTCTAAACACATTATACATTTTTATTAATGTATATTAAACTATCTTTCATTGTACATGGGCATCGTTTTGATTTTCTGTCATTTAATTTAGTAAACTTCATAATACTCCATTAATTGGTGGTCTAAACACTATAAAATCGCTATTTTCAAGAAAAACGGAGAGAGAAAAAATTCCAAACCTCTTTGACGTTTATCATATGTTGGTGAAGGATGCAACTATGTCTTAAAACAGTATTTTCATATTTTTGAATTTTTTTTCAATATCTATGTTTCCCTACGAAAATATTAAATTTTTCGGTAAATATTCTATACACTGAAGCCTATGATCTTTAGTATTGTTTTATAATATCAAACACATTCTACATTTGTATTAATGTATATTAAACTCTCTTTCATTGTATATGAGATCGTTTTAATTTCTTGTCAATTAATTTAGTAAAACTTCATAATACTCCCTAAATTGGTGGACTAACCAGTATAAAATTGCCATTTTATAGAGAAACAAAGACAACAAAAGTTCCAATCCTCTTTGACATTCATCATATATTAGTGAAATATGCAAATATGCATTAAAATAATATATTCATATTTTTGAATTTTTTTCCAAAATATATGTGTTAACCCCTACGAAAATATTGAGTTTTCCGGTAAATGTTCTATATATTGAAGCCTATGATCTTTAGTGTTGTTTTAAAATTTATAACACATTCTACATTTGTATTAATGTATATTAAACTCTCGTTCATTGAACATGGGCGTCGTTTCATTTTTTTGTCAATTAATTTAGTAACACTTCATAATACTTCCTAAATTGGTGGACTAACCACTATAAAATCGCTATTTTCTAAAGAAACGGAGACAATAAAAGTTCCAAACCACTTTGACATTCATCATATGTCAGTGAATGATGCAACTATGCATTAAAATAATATTTTCATATTTTTGAATTTTTCTCTAATTCAATGTGTTAACCCTGCGAAAATATTGAGCGTTCCGGTAAATGTTCTATATACTAAAGCCTATGATCTTTAGTGTTGTTTTAAAATTTCTAAAACATTCTACATATGTATTAATATATATTAAACTCTCTTTCACGGTACATGGGCATCGTTTTAATTTTTTTCAATTAATTTATTAACACTTCATAATACTTCTTAAATAGGTGGACTAACCACTATAAAATCGCTATTTTCTAGAGAAACAGAGACAATAAAAGTTCCAAACCACTTTGACATTCATCATATGTCAGTGAATGATGCAACTATGCATTAAAATAATATTTTCATATTTTTGAATTTTTCTCTAATTCAAGTGTTAACTAACCCCTACGAAAATATTGAATTTTCGGTAAATATTTTATATACTGAAGCCTATGATCTTTATTGTTGTTTTAAAATTTCTAAACACATTCTCCATTTGTATTAATGTATAATAAACTCTCTTTCATTGTACATTGGCACAGTTTTAATTTTTTTTCATTTAATTTAATAAGACTTTATAATACTCCCTAAATTGGTGGACTAACCACTATAAAATCGCTATTTTATAGAAAAACGAAGACAACAAAAGTTTCAAACCTCTTTGAAATTCATCATATGTTAGTGAAAGATGCAACTATGCATTAAAACAGTATTTTCATATTTTTAAAATTTTCTCAAAATATATGTGTTAACTCCTACGAAATTATTGAGTTTTCCGGTAAATGTTCTAAATACTGAAGCCTATGATCTTTTGTGTTGTTTTAAAATTTCTAAAACATTCTACATTTCTATTAATGTATATTAAACTATCTTTCATGTTACATGGACATCGTTTTAATTTTTTGTCAATTAATTTTGTAAAACTTCATAATACTCCATTAATTGGTGGTCTAACCACTATAAAATCGATATTTTCAAGAGAAACGAAGAGAACAAAAGTTCCAAACCTCTTTGACGTTTATCATATGTTGGTGAAGGATGCAACTATGCCTTAAAACTGTATTTTCATATTTTTGATTTTTTTTCAAAATCTAAGTGTTAACCCCTACGAAAATATTGAATTTTTCGGTAAATATTCTATACACTGAAGCCTATGATCTTTAATGCTGTTTTATAATATCAAACACATTCTACATTTGTATTAATGTATGTTAAACACTCTTTCATTGTATATGAGCATCGTTTTAATTTTTTTTCAATTAATTTAGTAAAACTTTCATAATACTCCCTAAATTGGTGGACTAATAACCACTATAAAATTGCCATTTTATAGAGAAACGAAGACAACAAAAGTTTCAAACCTCTTTGACATTCATAATATGTTAGTGAAATATGCGACTATGCATTGAAATAATATTTTTCATATTTTTGAATTTTTCTCAAAATATACGTGTTAACCCTTACGAAAATATTAAGTTTTCCGGTAAATGTTCTATATACTGAAGCCTATGATCTTTAGTGTTGTTTTAAAATTTTTAACACATTTTACATTTGTATTAATGTATATTAAACTCTCGTTCATTGAACATGGGCTCGTTTCATTTTTTTGTCAATTAATTTAGTAACACTTCATAATACTCCCTAAATTGGTGGATTAACCACTATAAAATCGCTATTTTCTAAAGAAACGGAGACAACAAAAGTTCCAAACCACTTTGATATTCATCATATATTAGTGAATGATGCAAATATGCATTAAAAAAATATTTTCATATTTTTAAATTTTTCTCTAAATCTATGTGTTAACCCCTACGAAAATATTGAGTTTTCTGGTAAATGTTCTATATACTGAAGCCTATGATCTTTAGTGTTGTTTTAAAATTTTTAACACATTTTACATTTGTATTAATGTATATTAAACTCTCGTTCATTGAACATGGGCTCGTTTCATTTTTTTGTCAATTAATTTAGTAACACTTCATAATACTCCCTAAATTGGTATGGACTAACCACTATAAAATCTCTATTTTCTAGAGAAACGGAGACAACAAAAGTTCCAAACCTCTTTGACATTCATCATATGTTAGTGAAGGATGCAAATATGCATTAAAACAATATTTTCATATATTTCTATTTTTTTTCAAAATCTATGCCCCTACGAAAATATTGAGTTTTTCGGTAAATGTTCTATATACTGAAGCCAATGATCTTTAGTATTGTTTTAAAATTTCTAAACACATTCGACATTTGTATTAATGTATATTAAACTCTCTTTCATTGTACATGAGCACCGTCAATTAATTTAGTAAAACTTTATAATACTCCCTAAATGGGTGGACTAACCACTATAAAATCGCTATTTTATAGAGAAATGTAGACAACCAAAGTTCCAAACCTCTTTGACATTCATCATATGTTAATGAAAGATGTAACTATGCATTAAAACAGTATTTTCATTTTTTTAAATTTTTTTAAATTTTTCTCAAAATATATGTGTTAACCCCTACGAAAATATTGAGTTTTCCGGTAAATGTTCTATATACAGAAGCCTACGATCTTTAGTGTTGTTTTAAAAAATTTAACACATTCTACATTTGTATTAATGTATATTAAACTCTCTTTTATTGAACATGGGCATAGTTTCATTTTTTTGTCAATTAATTTAGTAACACTTCATAATACAAACTAAATTGGTGGACTAACCGCTATAAAATCGTTATTTTCTAGAGAAACAGAGACAACAAAAGTTTCAAACCTCTTTGACATTCATCATATGTTAGTGAAAGATGCAATTATGCATTAAAACAGTATTTTCATATTTTTGAATTTTTTCTCAAAATGTATGTGTTAACCCCTACGAAAATATGAGTTTTCCGGTAAATGCTCTATATACTGAAGCCTATGATCTTTAGTGTTGTTTTAAATTTTTTAACACATTCTACATTTGTATTAATGTATATTAAACTCTCTTTCATTGAACATGCATATCGTTTCCGTCCATTCTTGAATCAGTCTCAAACTTAGGATCAATGTAGAAGAACACCTGCCAAACCATCCCCCCCCCCAAGTTTTTACAGCGAAAAGAGAGAGACGAAGGTCTTAGTGGGCTCTTTGATTTTGCTCAAGGAATATCAAACAGAGCCAAGATCAAAAAGGGTACTCACCGGCATGTCGATCTGTTCTCCCGGAAGAAGTCGTTGCTCCTCAAAGCAAAAGCACTGTATCTTGTTGAAATAAACCCCTGCCTGTGTTCCGGGAACCAATGAAAAGATGTATTAAGAAAAGTTGATACTTGATAGTCAATTCACCGAGGCTAATATACCTTCATGGCAGTGACATTGTATGTGGAGACTCCGGTTATTGGGGCTGAACTTTTGTNNNNNNNNNNNNNNNNNNNNNNNNNNNNNNNNNNNNNNNNNNNNNNNNNNNNNNNNNNNNNNNNNNNNNNNNNNNNNNNNNNNNNNNNNNNNNNNNNNNNGGTTATTGGGGCTGAACTTTTGTTTTCAGCAGTGTAAAAGGCGAGTGTTCTTTCTCCAGGCTTTACTCTCACCTATAAGACAATTCCAAAACCACAAGACATATCAGTTTTAAAACACACACATTAACAAGTCACAATACTCTTGTTGACTTATATAAAGTCTAAACCTCTCTTTGAGTTGGAGTGAACTTCCACAGCATCCCGTCTGCAACATCAGCATTGAACTGCACCACAATCTCCCTATATTCATGAGACAAAAGTGACAGCGTATGATTATAATAAGCTAGCACGTTCACCATACACACATATTAAAAAAAAAAAAAAAGATGACGATTATGAATGGGGTACCAAATATGGGCTACCCGAGCCCGTTTAGACCCTGACCGTTTAGGCCCGTTTAGTGTCAAGTCCGTTTAGACTCGTTACCCGTTTAAACCCGTTTAATGTTGAGCTCATTTATGTTGATAGTATCCGTTTAGCCCGTTTAGGCCCGTTTAATCTTTTTTTTTGAATTCTATTTTTTGTCAATAATCTTTTGTCTTATCTTTATATAATTTTTAATAGTATTTATTTTATTGTAAAACTTATAATAAATAGAAATTTCAGTTAAAGCAAAATTTGAAAAAAATACTTTACTTTTATTAAATATTAATCAGTTCATAATATCATAAATAACATCAACAAATTTTAGTAGGTTTTAAACATAATTATAACCTAAACTTTTTTCTAGAAAAAAAACACAAACTATATATATTTGTTTTGTAACACAAACTATATATAATATAACTATTTTGTTTCAAAACAAAAATTATAAAAAATAATAAAATTTGAAAAAATAATCTTTAAATATAATTTTTTTAACTCACAAACGGGCTTAAACGGGTACCCATTTATTTAGCGGGTATATCAATTAACGAGACGGGCCTAAACGGGCGGACCCGTATAAACCCGTTTATTTTTATATCATAATAAACGGGTCACGGGTCCGCCTGTTTATACTAAAGCCCATTAGGTCCGCGGGCTTCAAGCCCATTTTAACATCTCTAGGTACCTTTTCAGTGACGGTGCCAGATTCTGAATGTCTAGCAATCTTCTCCTCAACAGTCTGTAGTAGTATGAGTCCCAAAAAAAAAACAGTGGAGCAAAGATTAGGACAGAGACTAAGAATAATTGTGAAAGGAATAGAGAAATG
Proteins encoded in this window:
- the LOC106337827 gene encoding cytochrome c oxidase assembly protein COX11, mitochondrial-like; the protein is MSWSKAWRGTRVSSYLHNIHRTSRTVPLVPCSRYGACNGNQHNLLSKRELWGSSSSFSHSKSMLLGGGAHRQYSTHSITETKSKKMLYYLTAVVFGMVGLNYAAVPLYRTFCQATGYGGTVQRKETVEEKIARHSESGTVTEKVPRDIVVQFNADVADGMLWKFTPTQREVRVKPGERTLAFYTAENKSSAPITGVSTYNVTAMKAGVYFNKIQCFCFEEQRLLPGEQIDMPVFFYIDPKFETDSRMDGNDMHVQ